The DNA segment GTCGTGCGGGCCCGTGGCGACCGCCCCGGCGGTCACCGCGCCGCCGTCGGTGGCGGTGCCGTCGATGCGGCTGACGGCCGCGTCGACGCGACCGATGCCGAGGCCGAAGCGGTCGATGGCGTAGCCGAAGACGACCGCGGTGATGAACGCGATGGCGTAGGCGTAGAGCCCCGCCTCCGGGGCGAGCGCCAGGATGACGAACGCCGAGTCGCCGGCCGTGGCGACGAGGGTCGCCACCACGGTGCCGAAGCTGACCGTGCCCCGGACGTACAGCGGCATCATCACGATGGCACCGCCGCAGCCGGGGGTCAGTCCCATTGCCGCGCCGACCAGCGGTTGGGCGCGCTCGTTCTCGCGCAGTCGCTCGACGAGTGCACCGCCCGTCCGGTACTGGACGTAACTGAACGCCAGGACCGTCACGGCGACGAATGCGCTCACCTGGACGTAGCCGTCGCGGACCGACGTGAGCAGGACTTCGAGGAGGTCGGCGGGCACGCTACTCGACCTCCGCTATCGAATTCGCGGTGCAGGAGGGGACGAGTTCCCCTCCGAGGAGATTTTTAGACATATCTAAATCTGAATTTTCTTCCTTAGAATAAATAGTTTTCGGCGGCCGCGCCGCGCCGAACGGACGGCTCCGCGACAAGTTTTTTCTACCAGTCGCGCGCATGATTCGGTGTATGAACGAAACGTACGTGCGGCTGTTGTGTCCGGAGTGCGGCAAGGACTGGGAAGCGGGTCCCGACGAACTCCCGGCCCACGACGAGATGTTCCACTGTCCCAACTGCCACGCCTCGCGGCGGACCGCCGAGTTCACGCGGACCGAACGCGACCTGGAGACGCTAAAACAGTTCGAGTGATCAGTCGCTGGTCGCAGAGCGTGCGCCGCACGCTTCGCACCGGAGCAACAACGCACCCTGTTCTCGTTCGAGTTGCGTGTCCGGAAGTCCGCACTCCGGGCACAGGACGAACCGGTCGACGTACTCGTCGATGGCGTCGGCGATTCGGTCCGCGCCGAACGAACCGGTCAGTCGCGCGCGCCCGCTCTCGTCGATGTGCGCGCTGGTACCGAGTTCGTTCTGCAGGAATTTGAGGACGTGTTCGCCGTCGCGGTCGAGTCGGTCGAGCGTCGTCCGGAAGTTTTCGTAGACGGTGACGTTGCCCTCCTGGCGAACGTCCGGGTCGGGTACGTCGAAGCGTTCGGTGCTCCCCTCGATGTCGGGACTCCGTTCGAGCGCCCGGTCGAGTTGGTCGTCGTAACCCTCCATGGATAGCCCAAGGGACTCCGCCCGATAAAAACCTTTCAGCCTTTCGGGAGTTCCGCCCGAAACCGTTCGTAAGCCGGGCTTACGAACGATTTAAACGGAATCTGCCGTATCGAACGGAACGGAATGCAACCGTTTCACAACGGTGTATTACCGGGAATTTCGGGAGTAAACTGTTCCAGAAGGGAGAGGAAATCCCGTCCCCGTGTTAACGGGCCTCAAGATAATACTATAACCCTGCAACTGTTAGCCTCGTTTGCTCATGAAGAAGCAGGAACTCATTCACCTTCACGGCCTGCTCGCGGAGGTCGGGAACTACTACGAAGCCGAGTGTAACAGCGCCGTCAACCTCGACGAGTACGAGTCCCTTGGGGTACGACCAACGTCGATTCACAAATCGAAAACGGATCACAAGGCGGCTGTTTTTGCGATGGCGAAGGCGATTACATCTGAGATGAACGAAGTCGAGAGCAACGAAACCGTTGCTCCCAAAGCCGACTGAACCGCGCCAGCAGAAGTCGATTCCTCTCTGGTAACGAACCCTAACTCCGAGCGACGGCGCCGCGTCCCGCATCTCGCGGTTCTCCGACGCCGCGCCCGCTCGCGAAACCCGTCTTCGACCCTCTCTAACTGCTTTCGATTCCTCCGTTCGAGTTCGTAATCCTCCGTGGAAGCGACCGTCCGACGCCGGATGAATGACGGCGGTTCGCGAACGAATAGAACGCGAAAATTACGGCCGAACAATTCCAATTACCACGACCGAACGGTCGCCGGGCCGACCCTCGGACCGAACTCGGCTTTCTGCGGCGACCACCCCGCCGCGTCTCGCGCCGGGGCGGTCGCCGACGAGTAGTTAGAGTCGAACGCAAAGCGCGCGGAGCGCGGTGGCAAAGCACTGTTCTCCGCGAATCGGAGAGCACGTCCGGTTGAACTCGCGCGAACAACCACGAAAGAGGCCGAGCGCGGACTGCGCCGGCGCTACGCGGCTAGCGATTGGCGAAGAACGGAAGAGAAATCGGTCGTGAACTGGCAGAGAACTCGGTGGGCGTGCGACGACCGGCCGGACCGTCGCGGCCGGAGAGGTCCGGTCGGTCCCCGGTGGACCCCGGCGCGTCGCTGACTGCGGTGGAGACTCGGCGGAGCGAACTCACTCGATGAGGTCTTCGAACTCCGGGAGGACGTCGTCGTCCTCCCCGCTGTCGTCGTCCTCGTCGGTTTCGCTTTCGGTCGTGGATTCGTCGTCCTCGTCGTCGTCCTCGATGACCTCGACTTCGAGGACGGTCAGCGGGATATTCTCGAGACGCTGGCCGATCTCCTTGCGCGCGATGCGCGAGGCGTGTTCCTCGCGCTCGACGTTGAACACCGTCATCTCGAGTTCGAGGGCGACGAGGCTCTCGTCGGCCGCGATGAACGCAGGGTCGAGTTCCTCCCCGCAGTGGGGACAGGACCGCTCGCCCATGTTTATCTCGACGTAGTTGAGGTCCGGATTGAGCAACTCGCCCGTCTTAGAGATGGCAATCCGCACCGCCTCGTCCGACGTCTCCACGTCGTAGACCGGGACTGCGGCTTCCACGACAACTCTGCAGTTCATGGTCGCATAGCAGTTGCACGGCCAACAGTATGAAGGTTGGCCCGAAAACGAAACATTTCCACGGCTGTATCGCCTCGAATCCGACGATG comes from the Halorussus vallis genome and includes:
- a CDS encoding DUF7836 family putative zinc-binding protein; amino-acid sequence: MNETYVRLLCPECGKDWEAGPDELPAHDEMFHCPNCHASRRTAEFTRTERDLETLKQFE
- a CDS encoding translation initiation factor IF-2 subunit beta, which gives rise to MEGYDDQLDRALERSPDIEGSTERFDVPDPDVRQEGNVTVYENFRTTLDRLDRDGEHVLKFLQNELGTSAHIDESGRARLTGSFGADRIADAIDEYVDRFVLCPECGLPDTQLEREQGALLLRCEACGARSATSD
- a CDS encoding UPF0058 family protein, translated to MKKQELIHLHGLLAEVGNYYEAECNSAVNLDEYESLGVRPTSIHKSKTDHKAAVFAMAKAITSEMNEVESNETVAPKAD
- a CDS encoding DUF555 domain-containing protein — protein: MNCRVVVEAAVPVYDVETSDEAVRIAISKTGELLNPDLNYVEINMGERSCPHCGEELDPAFIAADESLVALELEMTVFNVEREEHASRIARKEIGQRLENIPLTVLEVEVIEDDDEDDESTTESETDEDDDSGEDDDVLPEFEDLIE